In the Phycisphaerales bacterium genome, GCGACAAGTACTTTGCCAAGGGTCCGATCTTCGCCCACGAAAGCGAACTCGACACGCGCTCGCTCGCCGGTGAGGTGGTGTACGTCGAGGATCTTTCCACTGACGAACGGATTCGCTTTCCCGATCTCGTGCAGGGCGAGGGGTTGTGCAGTTTTCTCTCGACGGGACTGATCTTCCGTGGCAAGCCGGTGGGCGTCATGCGGCTGTACACCGGCGAAATCCGGCGCTTCAGCGAGTACGACCGCAACCTGCTCCGCGCCGTGGCGCAGCAGGTTGCCACGGCGATCGCCAACGCGAGGCTGATCGAAGAGCAGCGAAGCGCGCGCGAAGTCAAGCGGCAGGTCGATCTGGCCAGCAACGTGCAGCGGCGCATGTTACCGCAGCGCGTGCCCAGCATCGCGGGGCTCGACATTGCTGCCCGCTGCATCCCGTCGCTCGAACTCGGCGGCGACTTTTACGACTTCGTCGATCTGGGGCGCAATCTCGGCCTCTCGCTGGGCGACGTGGTGGGCAAGGGCGTGCCGGCGGCGCTGCTCATGGCCTCGGTTCGCGCCAGCCTTCGCGCCCACGCCACCGACATCTATGACATCAACGAGATCATGGCGCGCACCAACCGCGCGCTGACCGACGACACGCACGAGCACGAGTTCGCCACCGTGTGGTACGGCGTCATCGACGTCAAGGCGATGCGCCTCACGTACACCAATGCCGGTCACGATCCGCCGCTGGTCTTTCGGCCCGACCTGCGGCACTCGCCCGGCCAGACCTTTCGCGACCTGCGCGCCGGCGGGCCGGTGCTGGGAATCGACCGCACCGCGGCGTATGACAAGGGGCTCTTCGACCTCGCGCCGGGCGACGTGCTCATTGTCTACAGCGACGGCCTCACCGACGCCCAGACCTACGATCGCCAGCGCTACGGGCGGCAGCGGCTGTGCCAGGCGGTCCTGCAGTCGTTCGAACTCGCCGAGCAGGCGACGGCGTCGCTCATTCTCAATCACATTCTCTGGGACGTGCGGCGGTTCGTGGGCCTCAACCCGCAGTACGACGACATCACTCTCGTCGTCACTCGCATCACCGGGCCCGGCCAGGGCGGTCCGTAGGTTTATCGCTCATGGACCGCTCGCCGTCGCGCCGATCATGCGTGTATGAGCCAGATCGGCGGACCCATCCAGTCGGGACTGGCGGGCGGCGTGCCGGCACAGGACGTCGCGAGCAAAGCGCGCGCCAAACGCGACCGGGAGCGCGATGAAAAGACGCGCCGCTTCGAGGATGCGGTCGATCTCCACGTGCCCGGCATGGAGAATTCCGAGGCGATCCACGGCCTGAGCGAGCACGATGAAGAGCACCGCCAGCGCGAGAAGCGCAAGGCCCAGCGCCAGGTCGAGCACGAAGAGAAGATGAACAAAGAAGCAGCAGGCGACAACCCGGGCGAGCGCCCGCACATCGACCTCCGCGGCTGATGACCGCTCGAATACCCCGAATCAGGCCGCCGGCTTTGCCTCGGTGGCTCCCGTACTGATTTCCAGACTTCCCTCGAAGGTTCCGCCGCGCTGGATGTGAATGGCTCGGGCGGCGACCTCGCCGCGCAGCACGCCGCCCGGCTGGACGACGCAGCAACCGGTGATGCGCACGTTGCCGTCGAGTTGGCCGGTAACCACGAGTTGGCCGCAGATGATCCGGCCGCGCACGACGCCCTTGCGCCCCACGCGCACCGCGCCCATCGTCGTTACGTTTTGCGTGCACAGGCCGTTGAGTTCGGCGTCCTCGAAGCGCATCGGCCTGGTGCACTTGGGGCAGCGCGCGTTGATCGCCTTGATCGAGACTTCAAAGTGCGCGCCGCAGTCAGGGCAGACGACCGCCCGCCCGGCCGGGCGCGGCACAGCGACCTGGCGATCCTGCTCCGCCTCCCGACGTGATC is a window encoding:
- a CDS encoding SpoIIE family protein phosphatase, which encodes MDAQIDRPVEGLAPPQAQPAAAEAGLARALRRLARSVGAGIEIATGAAPPVGEGVMTVGLRSAAGEPRWLVARRETVPMDLAADETLRQILQAFASLADALAEREDQLNHRLAELKAVYQVSGALSGIGDLESILQCALRLAIEVMNVKAGSIRLFNPATDELILRARVNLSDKYFAKGPIFAHESELDTRSLAGEVVYVEDLSTDERIRFPDLVQGEGLCSFLSTGLIFRGKPVGVMRLYTGEIRRFSEYDRNLLRAVAQQVATAIANARLIEEQRSAREVKRQVDLASNVQRRMLPQRVPSIAGLDIAARCIPSLELGGDFYDFVDLGRNLGLSLGDVVGKGVPAALLMASVRASLRAHATDIYDINEIMARTNRALTDDTHEHEFATVWYGVIDVKAMRLTYTNAGHDPPLVFRPDLRHSPGQTFRDLRAGGPVLGIDRTAAYDKGLFDLAPGDVLIVYSDGLTDAQTYDRQRYGRQRLCQAVLQSFELAEQATASLILNHILWDVRRFVGLNPQYDDITLVVTRITGPGQGGP
- a CDS encoding polymer-forming cytoskeletal protein; translation: MLSGFGRSRREAEQDRQVAVPRPAGRAVVCPDCGAHFEVSIKAINARCPKCTRPMRFEDAELNGLCTQNVTTMGAVRVGRKGVVRGRIICGQLVVTGQLDGNVRITGCCVVQPGGVLRGEVAARAIHIQRGGTFEGSLEISTGATEAKPAA